From a region of the candidate division WOR-3 bacterium genome:
- a CDS encoding helix-hairpin-helix domain-containing protein, whose protein sequence is MNPRERAAVVFLTAAFLIGSLISVVRHFKIKRQLENFGVEVELPADPLKDSLVDINHASLEELDALPGIGPVLAQRIITYRETHGGFKTVAELRNVIGIGPKRFAAIKEFVTCKPLLGESSK, encoded by the coding sequence ATGAATCCTCGTGAAAGGGCAGCGGTAGTTTTTTTGACCGCGGCATTCCTTATTGGCTCATTGATTTCTGTTGTTAGACATTTTAAGATAAAAAGACAGCTTGAAAACTTTGGGGTAGAGGTTGAGTTGCCAGCAGATCCACTAAAAGATAGTTTGGTGGACATTAACCATGCCAGTTTAGAGGAGCTTGATGCTTTACCTGGAATCGGTCCTGTTCTTGCCCAGCGCATTATTACCTATCGGGAAACGCACGGTGGATTTAAAACGGTTGCCGAACTGAGAAATGTTATCGGTATTGGACCTAAACGATTTGCGGCCATAAAGGAATTCGTAACCTGTAAACCTTTGCTTGGCGAATCCTCAAAATAA